CCTCGATCGAGGCGCGGTGCTCGATCAGGCTCTCGACGCCGCCGAGCGAGGTGGCGCGCTTCCACAGACCCACCCGGGCCGCCGTCCGGATCGCCGCCGCCTCGCCCGCCGCCACCCGGATCGACAGCATGGTGCCGAAGCCGCCGGTCATCTGCCGCGCCGCCACCGCGTGGCCGGGATGCTCGGGCAGTCCCGGATACAGCACCTGCGCCACGGCGGGATGGGCCGAGAGCCGCCGGGCGAGGTCGCCGGCATTCGCCATCTGGGCATTGATGCGCACGTGCAGCGTGCGCATCCCGCGCATCAGGAGGTAGGCCTCGAACGGCCCCAGGATCGCGCCGTTGCCGGAGCGGATGCGCTGGATGCGGGCCCAGAACGCATCCGCCTTCGCCCCGGCAAGGGCACCTGCGATCACGTCGGAATGGCCGTTGAGCACCTTGGTGGCGGCGTGCATCACCACGTCGGCGCCCAAGGACAGGGGCCGGGTCACCACCGGGGAACTCGCGGTCGAATCGACGGCGAGCCGCGCGCCGGCCGCATGCGCGATCTCGGCAGCGGCGGCGATGTCGGTGATCGTCCAGAGCGGGTTCGAGGGGGTCTCGAGCCAGACGAGCTTGGTCTGCCCGGGTCGCACGGCCTGCTTCAGGGCAGCAAGGTCGTCGGTGGCGACGAAATCGACCTTGAGGCCCCAGCGGGTCGCCTCCTCTGAGAGCCAGCGGCGCAGGGCCCAGTACATCACGGTCGGCGCCACGATGTGGTCGCCCGGATCGAGGGCGCCGAACACCGCCGTGGCGGCGGCCATGCCGGAGGAGAACAGGAGCGCGCCGGCCTGCGCCTCCTCCAGCATCGCGATCACGGCTTCCGCCTCGCGCACCGTGGCGTTGTCGGGCCGGCCGTAGACGTAGCCGGAGGAATACTGGTTGTCCTCGTCGCGGATGTAGGTGGTGGCGACATGGATCGGCGGCACCACGGCCTTGGTGATCGGATCGACATGGCCGAGCGCCTGCGCGGCGAGGCTCTTCTTCGACCAGTGGCGCGGGGCGTGGCTCATGCCGGGACTCCAGGGTGCGGGGGAATTGTTTTGCTCCCCCGCCGCCCTTGCAGAACCGGTGCCGGCGCGCAACCTCCATCCCGGTATAGCACCCGAGCCAACGATGCCGCCGACCGCCACGCTGACCGATCCCAGACCCGTCCTCTCCCCCGTGCCGCGCCTGCTTGCGGCGATCGCGCCCGTCGCCGCGGTCGCGGTGGTGGGGAGTCTGGCGACCACGCCGAACATCCCGACCTGGTATGCGGGCCTCGCCAAGCCCGGCTTCACGCCGCCGAACTGGCTGTTTCCGGTCGCCTGGACGATCCTCTACACGCTGATCGCCTTCTCGGGCTGGCGCGTGCTCGGCACCGCCCCGGCGACCGGCGGGTTGCGCCGCACCCGGACGCTCGCCCTGTGGGCGTTCTTCGTCCAGCTCGCCCTCAACGGTGCCTGGACGCCGGTGTTCTTCGCCCGGCACGATCTCGGCGGCGGCCTCGTCGTGGTGGTCGCCCTCCTGGTGATGATCCTGTGGACGATCCGGCTCTTCGCCCCACTCGACCGGATCGCCGCCCTCGTCCTCGTCCCCTACGCCGCCTGGGTCGCCTACGCGACGGCGCTCAACGCGGCGATCTGGTGGATGAATTGAGGGCGCAGGCACCCGCGTTCGTCCTACCCGCAACCTCATCCTGAGGTGTCAGCCCATCGAAGATGGACTGACCTCGAAGGAGGGCTCCAGATAGCTCGGAGATTTCTGGAGCCCTCCTTCGAGGCTCCGCGATCTTCGATCGCTCCACACCTCAGGATGAGGTTGTGTGTAGGAGAAGCGAACCCTTCTCATGTCACGAACAGGGGAGGTGCCTCACGGCACCAACACGATCGCGCCCGTCACCGCCCGCGCCTCTGCCGCCTCGTGCGCCTCCACCACCTTCTCCAGGGCGAACCGCGCCCCGATCTCGACCGAGACGTGGCCGCGCGCGATCGCGTCGAACAGGTCGGCGGCGTTGGCCCGGAAGGTGGCCGGGTCGGCATTGTGCGGGAAGACGGAGGGGCGGGTGAGGAACAGGCAGCCCTTCTTGTTGAGAAGCTCCGGGTCGATCGCCGGCGAGGGGCCCGAGGCGGCGCCGTAGGAGACGACGAGGCCGAACGGCGCGGCGCAATCGAGGGACTTCAGCAGCGTGTCCTTGCCGACCGCGTCGTAGACCACCCGCGCCTTGGCGCCGCCGGTCGCCTTCAGGAAGGCCTCGGGCCAGTCGGGATCGGTGAGGTCGATCACCGCCGCGCAGCCGGCGGCCAAAGCCGCATCGCGCTTGCCCGGCGAGCCGGTGGTGCCGACGACCCTGGCGCCGAGCGCGGTGGCCCAGCGGGTCAGGATCTGGCCGACGCCGCCGGCGGCGGAATGGACCAGCAGCAGGTCGCCCGGCTGCACCGCATGGGTCTTGCGCAGCAGGTACTGCGCCGTCATGCCCTTGAACAGCAGGGCGGCGGCTTCCTCGTCGGTGATGCCCTCGGGGATCCGCACGAGCTTCGCCGCCGGCAGGTTGCGCCGGTCCGCATAGGCGCCGACCCCGGCATTCATGTAGGCCACCCGGTCGCCGGGCTGGAACTCAGCGACCTCCGGCCCGACCGCCTCGACCACGCCCGCCGCCTCGAAGCCGAGCCCGGTCGGGCGCTCCAGCGGGTAGACGCCTCGGCGCTGGTAGACGTCGATGAAGTTGAAGCCGATGGCGGTCTGGCGCAACCGCACCTCGCCGGCGCCGGGCGCGGCCAGATCCCCGCTTTGCAGGGTCATGACCTGCGGCGGGCCGAACTCGGTGAGCACCACGCGGCGTTGGGTCGACATGTCGGGCCTCTTCTCTGGCTCTGTCCAACTCGTGCGCCCGGTATGGACCGGGCCGGCGGCGTGATAAATCCGGACCCGCCTTCGACATTCGAAACGCCGGGTTTGCAATCGATGGACCGTCTCTCGGGCATGGAGGCCTTCGCCAAGGCCGTCGAGACCGGGTCGTTCTCGTCGGCGGGCGAGATCCTCGGGCTCTCGCCGCAGGCGGTCGGCAAGCAGGTGCGCCTGCTGGAAGACCATCTCGGTGTCCGGCTGATCCACCGCACGACGCGCCGGCAGAGCCTGACCGAGGCGGGGCGCGAGCTCTACGAGCGGGTGCGCGTCATCCTGGCCGAGGTCGAAGCGGTGGAGGCGCTGGCGGCGAGCAGCCAGGCGGTGCCGCGGGGCCAGATCCGCGTGAACGCCCCGGTCACCTTCGGCGCCTACGACCTCGCCCGGGTGCTGCCGGCCTATCTGGCGGCTCATCCGAAGGTCGATGTCGCGCTGACCCTCTCGGACCGGAAGATCGACCTGATCGAGGAAGGGGACGAGGTGGTCTTCCGCGTCGGTTCGCCGGTCGACAACGGTCTGGTCGCCCGGCCCTTGCGCCCGATGGATTTCGCGCTTTGCGCCGCGCCGTCCTACCTGGCGGCGCGAGGCGCGCCGCGCGCCCCGGCCGAGCTGCGCCAGCACGAATGCTTGGGGTTTGCCCATATGGCGACGGGGGATCAGTGGCTGTTCACCGGGCCGGAGGGACCGGAGGCGGTCGAGGT
This sequence is a window from Methylobacterium sp. SyP6R. Protein-coding genes within it:
- a CDS encoding LysR family transcriptional regulator, which encodes MDRLSGMEAFAKAVETGSFSSAGEILGLSPQAVGKQVRLLEDHLGVRLIHRTTRRQSLTEAGRELYERVRVILAEVEAVEALAASSQAVPRGQIRVNAPVTFGAYDLARVLPAYLAAHPKVDVALTLSDRKIDLIEEGDEVVFRVGSPVDNGLVARPLRPMDFALCAAPSYLAARGAPRAPAELRQHECLGFAHMATGDQWLFTGPEGPEAVEVSYRLLVNNGQALLTAALAGLGLLLQPTALVRDAVAAGHLVRVLPAYRPVSRPMHLLYAPDRRITPKLRSFIDFALAHFAGPAPAG
- a CDS encoding TspO/MBR family protein; protein product: MPPTATLTDPRPVLSPVPRLLAAIAPVAAVAVVGSLATTPNIPTWYAGLAKPGFTPPNWLFPVAWTILYTLIAFSGWRVLGTAPATGGLRRTRTLALWAFFVQLALNGAWTPVFFARHDLGGGLVVVVALLVMILWTIRLFAPLDRIAALVLVPYAAWVAYATALNAAIWWMN
- a CDS encoding quinone oxidoreductase family protein — translated: MSTQRRVVLTEFGPPQVMTLQSGDLAAPGAGEVRLRQTAIGFNFIDVYQRRGVYPLERPTGLGFEAAGVVEAVGPEVAEFQPGDRVAYMNAGVGAYADRRNLPAAKLVRIPEGITDEEAAALLFKGMTAQYLLRKTHAVQPGDLLLVHSAAGGVGQILTRWATALGARVVGTTGSPGKRDAALAAGCAAVIDLTDPDWPEAFLKATGGAKARVVYDAVGKDTLLKSLDCAAPFGLVVSYGAASGPSPAIDPELLNKKGCLFLTRPSVFPHNADPATFRANAADLFDAIARGHVSVEIGARFALEKVVEAHEAAEARAVTGAIVLVP
- a CDS encoding trans-sulfuration enzyme family protein translates to MSHAPRHWSKKSLAAQALGHVDPITKAVVPPIHVATTYIRDEDNQYSSGYVYGRPDNATVREAEAVIAMLEEAQAGALLFSSGMAAATAVFGALDPGDHIVAPTVMYWALRRWLSEEATRWGLKVDFVATDDLAALKQAVRPGQTKLVWLETPSNPLWTITDIAAAAEIAHAAGARLAVDSTASSPVVTRPLSLGADVVMHAATKVLNGHSDVIAGALAGAKADAFWARIQRIRSGNGAILGPFEAYLLMRGMRTLHVRINAQMANAGDLARRLSAHPAVAQVLYPGLPEHPGHAVAARQMTGGFGTMLSIRVAAGEAAAIRTAARVGLWKRATSLGGVESLIEHRASIEGPGTPCPPDLLRLSVGIEDADDLFADLDQALQQG